A genomic stretch from Leptodactylus fuscus isolate aLepFus1 chromosome 10, aLepFus1.hap2, whole genome shotgun sequence includes:
- the LOC142183413 gene encoding glutathione S-transferase omega-1-like, which yields MSGSLRSLAKGSAAPGPVPEGLIRLYSMKFCPYAQRARLVLVAKGIKHEVININLKSKPDWFFEKSPFGLVPSLETFDGKIIYESLIVCDYLDEAFPGVNLTPADPYEKAQQKILLEHFSQATSIMHKIFYAKKENQDTTELKTQFFEKFKKLEETLTKRNTTYFGGESVSMIDYMIWPHIERFIVFDVHEYLEKLPRVNAWYNLMLQDPAVKETFTEPEVLLAFVKLYSQNSLDAADYGLD from the exons ATGAGCGGATCACTGAGAAGTTTAGCCAAGG GCAGCGCTGCCCCAGGTCCGGTACCAGAAGGTCTGATTCGACTTTACAGCATGAAATTCTGCCCTTATGCCCAAAGAGCAAGGCTTGTCTTGGTTGCCAAAGGAATCAA ACATGAAGTCATCAACATTAACCTAAAAAGCAAACCCGACTGGTTCTTTGAGAAAAGTCCTTTTGGCTTGGTGCCATCTCTGGAGACCTTTGATGGTAAAATAATCTATGAATCTCTAATTGTTTGTGACTACCTGGATGAAGCCTTTCCTGGGGTAAATCTGACCCCAGCAGACCCCTATGAGAAAGCTCAGCAGAAGATTCTTCTGGAACATTTCTCTCAG GCGACCTCTATAATGCACAAGATTTTTTACGCCAAGAAGGAAAACCAAGATACAACTGAATTAAAGACACAATTTTTTGAGAAATTTAAAAAACTTGAAGAG ACACTGACCAAGAGGAACACGACTTACTTCGGCGGGGAATCCGTGTCTATGATTGACTACATGATCTGGCCTCACATTGAACGGTTCATTGTTTTCGATGTTCATGA GTATTTGGAGAAGTTGCCGCGTGTCAATGCCTGGTACAATCTCATGTTGCAAGACCCGGCTGTTAAAGAAACCTTCACAGAGCCGGAGGTCCTCCTCGCCTTTGTTAAACTCTATTCCCAGAACAGTTTAGATGCAGCCGACTATGGCCTGGACTAA
- the LOC142183412 gene encoding glutathione S-transferase omega-1-like, which produces MTGSQKSLAKGSAAPGPVPEGSIRLYSMRFCPFAQRARLVLAAKGIKHEVVNINLKSKPDWFLEKSPFGLVPSLETSDGKIIYESAVVCDYLDEAFPGVKLTPSDPYEKAQQKILLEHFSQVTTAMYKILFAKRDNQDTTELKAQFFEKFKKFEETLTKRNTRYFGGESVSMIDYMIWPHVERFIIFDVQEYLEQLPRVSVWHNLMLQDPAVKATFTEPETLLAFIKLYTQDSLDAVDYGLE; this is translated from the exons ATGACGGGATCACAGAAAAGTTTGGCCAAGG GCAGCGCTGCCCCAGGTCCGGTACCAGAAGGAAGCATTCGACTTTACAGCATGAGATTCTGCCCCTTTGCCCAAAGAGCAAGGCTTGTCTTGGCTGCCAAAGGAATCAA ACATGAAGTCGTCAACATTAACCTAAAAAGCAAACCCGACTGGTTCCTTGAGAAAAGTCCTTTTGGCTTGGTGCCGTCTCTGGAGACCTCTGATGGTAAAATAATCTACGAATCTGCTGTGGTTTGTGACTACCTGGATGAAGCCTTTCCCGGGGTAAAGCTGACCCCATCGGACCCCTATGAGAAAGCTCAGCAGAAGATTCTTCTGGAACATTTCTCTCAG GTTACCACTGCAATGTACAAGATTTTATTTGCCAAAAGGGATAATCAAGACACAACTGAGTTAAAGGCGCAGTTTTTtgagaaatttaaaaaatttgaaGAG ACACTGACCAAGAGGAACACGCGTTACTTCGGTGGAGAATCCGTGTCCATGATTGACTACATGATCTGGCCTCACGTTGAACGTTTCATTATTTTTGATGTTCAAGA GTACTTGGAGCAGTTGCCGCGTGTCAGTGTCTGGCACAATCTCATGCTGCAAGACCCGGCTGTTAAAGCAACCTTCACCGAGCCGGAGACCCTCCTTGCCTTTATCAAGCTATATACCCAGGACAGTTTGGATGCCGTTGACTATGGCCTGGAGTAA
- the LOC142183414 gene encoding glutathione S-transferase omega-1-like, whose product MMGLQRSLAKGSAAPGPVPEGSIRLYGMRFCPYVQRAVLVLVAKGIKHEIVNINLKSKPDWFFEKNPFGLVPSLETSDGKIIFESPIVCDYLDEAFPGKKLTPSDPYEKAQQKMLLEHFSKYTSKALSIIVAIHKKEDYTQLKAESFKTFQILEEALTNSPYFGGESVSMIDYMIWPWFERLHISDVTDFLEKLPRVNAWSKLMLQDPAVKGTFTKPDVITGFLHLFLQGSLEAADYGLN is encoded by the exons GCAGCGCTGCCCCAGGACCGGTACCAGAAGGAAGCATTCGACTTTACGGCATGAGATTCTGCCCTTATGTCCAAAGGGCAGTGCTTGTCTTGGTGGCCAAAGGAATCAA ACATGAAATCGTCAATATTAACCTAAAAAGCAAGCCCGACTGGTTTTTTGAGAAAAATCCTTTTGGCTTGGTGCCATCTCTGGAGACCTCTGATGGTAAAATAATCTTCGAATCTCCAATTGTTTGTGACTACCTGGATGAAGCCTTTCCTGGGAAAAAGCTGACCCCATCAGATCCCTATGAGAAAGCTCAGCAGAAGATGCTTCTGGAACATTTCTCTAAG TATACATCTAAAGCACTCAGTATTATCGTTGCCATACACAAGAAAGAAGATTACACTCAGTTAAAGGCAGAGTCTTTTAAGACGTTTCAAATACTTGAAGAG GCCCTGACCAATAGCCCTTACTTTGGTGGAGAATCCGTGTCTATGATTGACTACATGATCTGGCCCTGGTTTGAACGGCTccatatcagtgatgtcacaga CTTTTTGGAGAAGTTGCCACGTGTCAATGCCTGGTCCAAGCTCATGCTGCAGGACCCGGCCGTTAAAGGGACCTTTACTAAACCAGATGTCATCACAGGCTTTTTGCACCTATTTTTGCAGGGCAGTTTAGAGGCGGCCGATTACGGTCTTAACTGA